A genomic stretch from Shewanella sediminis HAW-EB3 includes:
- a CDS encoding dicarboxylate/amino acid:cation symporter, with amino-acid sequence MKLHWQILIAILLAILVGIMTVPESAIYEIYDFIGTMFLNALKMVIVPLIMSSIISSMAGLNHGDSLGRLGLKTMAYYTMTSLLAILIGLTLVNITLPGIIDGQPAGDLLNLNTNSAEVASTLSQVEGRGSKDLVEIFVRMIPTNIVEAASEGQMLGLIFFSLLFGFFMGRVEGRRGEVLRDFWKGVAKTMVLITQFVLKFAPLGIFALIAKTVSATGFNAFEPMLVFLFTVIISLALHAFIVLPLLLKFVGRVSPIKQIVAMSPAMLMAFSTASSSATLPLTMQCIQKRAGVSRKTASFVLPLGATVNMDGTALYECVAAMFIAQAYGLELGFITQFTIVLVALLTSIGVAGIPAASLVAITVILGAIGLPLEAIGLLLVTDRILDMLRTSVNVFSDACGTVIIAKSEGESWVLNQDSEVVEAVGD; translated from the coding sequence ATGAAGCTACATTGGCAGATCTTGATTGCCATCTTACTGGCTATCTTAGTCGGTATTATGACAGTCCCCGAAAGTGCGATTTATGAAATTTATGATTTCATCGGCACTATGTTTCTCAATGCCCTCAAGATGGTAATCGTGCCTCTGATCATGTCATCCATTATCTCGAGTATGGCTGGTCTCAATCATGGCGATAGTTTAGGGAGACTCGGGCTAAAGACAATGGCTTATTACACCATGACCAGTCTGTTAGCCATCTTAATAGGCTTGACCTTAGTCAATATTACTCTGCCGGGGATTATCGATGGGCAACCCGCTGGTGATTTGCTCAACCTCAATACTAACAGCGCTGAGGTTGCGTCGACACTAAGTCAGGTTGAGGGGCGAGGGAGTAAAGATCTGGTTGAGATCTTTGTCAGAATGATCCCGACCAATATTGTAGAGGCGGCAAGTGAAGGTCAGATGTTAGGCCTTATTTTTTTCAGTCTACTGTTTGGTTTCTTTATGGGGCGCGTCGAGGGGCGCAGGGGAGAGGTACTACGGGACTTTTGGAAAGGCGTCGCGAAAACGATGGTGCTTATTACTCAGTTTGTCCTTAAGTTTGCTCCTCTGGGAATATTTGCATTGATAGCAAAGACGGTGAGTGCAACAGGCTTTAATGCTTTTGAGCCTATGTTGGTATTTCTGTTTACGGTCATCATCTCCCTGGCGCTGCACGCGTTTATTGTTTTACCTCTGCTGCTTAAATTCGTCGGCAGAGTAAGCCCCATAAAGCAGATTGTGGCTATGTCTCCGGCGATGTTAATGGCGTTTTCAACGGCCTCCTCTTCTGCGACTCTGCCATTGACCATGCAGTGCATACAAAAGCGAGCCGGAGTATCGAGAAAAACCGCAAGCTTTGTTTTACCTTTGGGGGCTACGGTCAATATGGACGGCACGGCGCTTTATGAGTGTGTGGCCGCGATGTTTATTGCCCAAGCCTATGGTTTGGAGCTCGGGTTTATCACCCAATTTACCATTGTGTTAGTGGCTCTGCTCACTTCAATTGGGGTCGCGGGTATTCCGGCTGCCAGCCTGGTGGCCATTACCGTGATTTTAGGGGCAATAGGTTTACCTCTTGAAGCGATAGGTTTACTGCTGGTGACTGATAGAATACTGGATATGCTACGAACATCGGTAAATGTATTCAGTGATGCGTGTGGAACCGTGATAATCGCAAAATCAGAGGGGGAGAGCTGGGTGCTCAATCAAGACAGTGAAGTGGTCGAGGCTGTGGGAGATTGA
- a CDS encoding sensor domain-containing diguanylate cyclase: MDSFQWDGHFVTGLDDVDRQHHQLVNLINRFGHLLASNNLQSCDIDQVLSELWRYTQHHFQDEEALMQAKGVDERHVKLQEEAHNYFLSEMQAIQASTSIGNPETLKYLLDFLTQWLAYHILGADQNMARQIAAIDSGLTPEQAYAREESQADSATAPLLKALNGLFKQVSQRNKQLIEFNHSLEEKVQQRTQELIDANAHLEKLSVTDVLTGLPNRRFAMEKLTQLWQESVQSQQPLACMMLDADHFKTVNDTYGHDAGDRVLCELSRELQHAVRTDDIVCRLGGDEFVIICPATDLNGIRHIATQVHEKIAAMTVSFGSGSWQGSISVGVSSRTDQMQDYSELIKRADEAVYLAKQAGKNCVRRAQ, from the coding sequence ATGGATTCGTTTCAGTGGGATGGACACTTCGTTACCGGCTTAGATGATGTTGACAGGCAACACCACCAGCTCGTCAACCTGATTAACCGGTTTGGGCACCTGCTCGCCAGTAATAATTTGCAATCATGCGATATCGACCAGGTACTCAGTGAGTTGTGGCGCTATACTCAGCATCACTTTCAAGATGAAGAAGCCCTGATGCAAGCCAAAGGGGTCGATGAGCGACACGTTAAGCTGCAAGAAGAGGCCCACAATTACTTCTTAAGTGAGATGCAAGCGATTCAGGCTTCAACCTCTATCGGCAACCCAGAGACGCTTAAATACCTTCTGGATTTTCTGACTCAGTGGTTGGCCTACCATATCTTAGGTGCCGATCAGAATATGGCCAGACAGATTGCCGCCATAGACTCAGGATTAACACCGGAACAAGCCTATGCAAGAGAGGAGTCTCAAGCCGATAGTGCCACAGCCCCTCTACTCAAGGCGCTCAATGGCCTGTTTAAACAGGTATCCCAACGTAACAAACAGCTAATAGAGTTTAATCACTCCCTCGAAGAGAAGGTTCAGCAGCGCACGCAAGAGTTAATCGACGCCAATGCCCACCTGGAGAAGCTCTCCGTTACTGATGTCTTAACCGGTTTACCCAACCGACGTTTCGCCATGGAGAAGCTCACTCAGCTTTGGCAGGAATCCGTGCAAAGCCAACAACCACTGGCATGTATGATGTTAGATGCGGACCACTTTAAAACCGTTAATGATACTTATGGGCATGATGCCGGCGATAGGGTGTTATGCGAGTTATCCAGAGAGTTGCAACATGCCGTTCGTACCGATGACATCGTGTGCCGTTTAGGGGGAGATGAATTTGTTATCATCTGCCCGGCAACTGATCTAAATGGTATCAGGCACATTGCCACTCAGGTTCACGAGAAAATCGCCGCCATGACGGTCTCATTCGGAAGCGGCAGCTGGCAGGGCAGCATTAGTGTTGGGGTCTCTTCCAGGACAGATCAGATGCAAGATTACAGTGAACTGATAAAGCGGGCGGATGAGGCTGTCTACCTGGCTAAGCAAGCTGGCAAAAATTGCGTCAGGCGCGCTCAATAA
- the gltS gene encoding sodium/glutamate symporter, protein MEPHILEIKDFVSFTLAIIALFIGKAIISRYELLRKYSIPEPVVGGFACAAIVGILYYAFGLQIEFNLDVRDILLLYFFAGIGLKADFATLLKGGKPLLILILLSSVFIFLQNFTGVSVATLFGLDPKAGLMSGSISLIGGVGTAMAWTPTFVEELGIANANELGIASNTLGLISACVIGGPIAAYLMKRHHIKPNLDEELDIGASHKSSSNHIQVDYFGVLRAWLWLNVTLIIGYFIDLAMQEAGLKLPMFVACLLSGIIIGNVGRALLNRKKDRDLTYVEEASRGLSLIQDICLGMFLTMALMSLKIWELEGSLFYISVVMSIQVLLSVLFTVFIVFRAMGKDYEAAVICSGFGGVTLGSTATAIVNMTAVSQQYGAAHRAFIIVPLVCGFFIDIINAMIINLFVSF, encoded by the coding sequence ATGGAACCTCACATCCTTGAGATTAAAGACTTTGTCTCCTTTACCTTAGCGATCATTGCGCTATTTATCGGTAAAGCGATCATCTCCCGTTACGAGCTGTTGCGTAAGTATAGTATTCCCGAGCCAGTGGTTGGGGGATTTGCCTGCGCCGCTATTGTGGGGATCCTCTATTATGCCTTTGGCTTACAAATTGAGTTTAACTTGGATGTCAGAGATATCTTGCTGCTCTACTTCTTTGCCGGAATTGGCTTGAAGGCCGACTTCGCGACTCTGCTCAAAGGGGGAAAGCCCCTGTTGATCCTGATACTTCTTTCCAGTGTGTTTATCTTCTTACAGAACTTCACGGGAGTGAGTGTTGCCACTCTATTTGGCTTAGATCCCAAAGCGGGGCTGATGTCTGGCTCTATCTCGCTTATCGGTGGCGTAGGTACCGCTATGGCATGGACCCCCACCTTTGTGGAGGAGTTAGGTATCGCTAATGCCAATGAGTTGGGTATCGCATCGAATACATTAGGCTTAATCTCTGCCTGTGTTATCGGTGGTCCCATCGCGGCTTACCTGATGAAGCGCCACCATATTAAGCCCAACCTGGATGAAGAGCTCGATATCGGTGCCAGCCATAAGAGTAGTTCAAACCATATTCAGGTAGATTATTTTGGCGTACTCAGAGCCTGGCTATGGTTGAACGTGACACTGATTATTGGTTACTTTATCGATCTGGCGATGCAGGAGGCCGGACTTAAGTTGCCTATGTTTGTTGCCTGTCTGCTCTCCGGTATTATTATCGGCAATGTCGGCCGTGCACTTTTGAATAGGAAGAAGGACAGAGACCTTACCTATGTGGAGGAGGCTTCCAGAGGATTATCATTAATTCAGGATATCTGTTTAGGTATGTTCTTAACGATGGCGCTGATGAGCCTGAAGATATGGGAGCTCGAGGGCAGTCTATTTTATATTTCGGTCGTGATGTCGATACAGGTACTGTTGTCGGTGTTGTTTACCGTCTTTATCGTATTCCGAGCCATGGGCAAAGATTATGAGGCGGCGGTTATCTGCTCCGGCTTCGGCGGGGTAACCTTAGGCTCTACGGCTACGGCTATCGTAAATATGACGGCGGTATCTCAACAATATGGTGCGGCGCACAGAGCTTTTATCATCGTGCCTTTAGTGTGTGGTTTCTTCATCGATATCATCAATGCGATGATCATTAATTTGTTTGTAAGCTTTTAG